A genomic segment from Flavobacterium inviolabile encodes:
- a CDS encoding zinc-dependent metalloprotease produces the protein MSKKAFISNTKYVLILLFLLSNVAAFSQKKKQKDTKSETTKDTTITKTKGYAELLKKGTLKKGLFNTIQVKTDIYFEIPDSLMGREFLVVNKLSQVPMQVNEAGLNKGMNYENKVITFYKDTVAKKVWVKSFLPKVSSPETDAITESVKNNFSESIIEVFDIETKNSDSTAVVIKVNKIFDGKQKSFNDVLSSIGFGGSVKSDLSYIESVKTFPGNVVVKSQLTTSISEGGPALSVTLGVTSNIVLLDKVPMQSRFLDKRIGYFTEKHWYFNDTQHAMVEKELITRWRLEPKKEDEAKYLKGELVEPKKPIVYYIDPSTPKQWRQYIIDGVHDWQAAFEKAGFKNAVIAKEPTEADTDFDVDDVRYSVITYAASPKANAMGPSVVDPRSGEILEADIIWWHNVMTSLHSWMRIQTGPIDPKARGNKFSDEHMGEAIRFVSSHEVGHTFGLKHNMGSSFAFEVDSLRSKAFTEKMGGTAPSIMDYARYNYVAQPEDGVTAITPKIGEYDKYAIEWGYRWYPDETEEKTKLNALITKHQHDPIYFYGEQQDGAAIIDPRSQSEDLGNDAVKASEYGLKNLKRVVNNILTWTYDKDESYYETGKLYIGTIGQWQLYNRHVLNNIGGVYLNTTVHGDNKASYIPVPAAMQRKATDYLLRNVITIPEWLFFNSILDKTNPLKDSPVGPYEYTPYTLSRELQYGILYDLFSDERLLRMIENELYQRNNSKDKLFTVSNLFGKVHQQIFGATLQNKSLSILERMTQKNYVDVLIVSTNKLFEKTDAKKSLQFSKTLSMPTLCNHLHEDRMVRNINQSSLKRVTEVTSEKKGELNKILQLLRLKKNTGNQETRNHYADLINRIDKALNNPL, from the coding sequence ATGAGCAAAAAGGCATTCATATCAAACACAAAATATGTATTGATATTATTGTTTTTACTAAGTAATGTTGCCGCATTTTCCCAAAAGAAAAAGCAAAAAGACACAAAATCAGAAACGACAAAAGACACTACGATTACAAAAACAAAAGGTTACGCAGAATTATTAAAAAAAGGAACTTTGAAAAAAGGGCTTTTTAATACGATTCAGGTCAAGACCGATATTTATTTTGAAATTCCCGATAGTTTAATGGGGAGAGAATTCCTTGTGGTAAACAAATTATCGCAAGTACCGATGCAGGTTAATGAAGCCGGATTAAACAAAGGAATGAATTATGAAAACAAAGTAATCACCTTTTACAAAGATACGGTTGCCAAAAAAGTATGGGTGAAATCATTCCTGCCAAAAGTTTCTTCACCGGAAACGGATGCGATAACCGAATCGGTAAAAAACAATTTTTCGGAATCCATTATTGAGGTTTTTGACATTGAAACCAAAAACAGTGATTCGACAGCAGTAGTCATTAAAGTAAACAAGATCTTTGACGGAAAGCAGAAGAGTTTTAACGATGTACTGAGTTCGATTGGATTTGGCGGATCTGTTAAGTCTGATTTATCGTATATAGAAAGTGTAAAGACCTTTCCGGGCAATGTGGTGGTAAAATCGCAATTAACGACCTCTATCAGCGAAGGCGGACCTGCTTTATCCGTAACTTTAGGTGTTACCAGCAATATCGTATTGTTGGACAAGGTTCCGATGCAATCCCGCTTTTTAGACAAACGCATCGGTTATTTTACAGAAAAGCACTGGTATTTTAACGATACCCAGCATGCCATGGTTGAAAAGGAATTGATCACCCGCTGGCGATTGGAACCTAAAAAAGAAGATGAAGCAAAATACCTGAAAGGGGAATTGGTAGAACCTAAAAAACCTATAGTGTATTATATTGACCCATCCACTCCGAAACAGTGGAGACAATATATTATTGACGGGGTACATGACTGGCAGGCCGCTTTTGAAAAAGCAGGATTCAAGAACGCAGTAATCGCTAAGGAACCTACCGAAGCCGATACCGATTTTGATGTAGATGATGTGCGCTATTCGGTAATTACCTATGCTGCTTCACCAAAAGCAAATGCAATGGGCCCGTCTGTAGTAGACCCGAGAAGCGGTGAGATATTAGAAGCCGATATTATCTGGTGGCACAATGTAATGACCTCTTTGCACAGCTGGATGCGTATCCAGACCGGACCAATAGATCCGAAAGCCAGAGGTAATAAATTTAGTGATGAACACATGGGAGAAGCGATCCGTTTTGTTTCTTCGCATGAAGTGGGGCATACTTTTGGATTAAAACACAATATGGGCTCTTCTTTTGCGTTTGAAGTAGATTCACTTCGTTCCAAAGCGTTTACTGAAAAGATGGGCGGAACAGCACCTTCAATCATGGATTATGCCCGTTATAACTATGTGGCACAACCGGAAGACGGTGTTACAGCGATTACTCCTAAAATTGGAGAATATGACAAATATGCGATAGAATGGGGATACCGATGGTATCCAGATGAAACGGAAGAAAAAACAAAATTGAACGCTTTAATCACAAAACATCAGCATGATCCTATTTACTTTTACGGTGAACAGCAGGACGGTGCGGCTATAATTGACCCTCGTTCTCAGTCGGAAGACTTAGGAAATGACGCTGTTAAAGCCAGTGAATACGGTTTAAAGAATTTAAAACGCGTTGTCAATAATATACTGACCTGGACATACGACAAAGACGAGTCTTACTATGAAACCGGGAAATTATATATCGGAACTATCGGGCAATGGCAATTATACAACCGTCATGTACTGAACAATATTGGCGGTGTGTATCTGAACACTACAGTACACGGTGACAACAAGGCCAGTTATATTCCGGTTCCGGCAGCAATGCAGCGAAAAGCAACCGATTATTTGCTTAGAAATGTGATTACAATTCCGGAATGGTTGTTTTTCAATTCAATACTTGACAAAACCAATCCATTAAAAGATTCGCCGGTTGGCCCTTATGAATATACGCCTTATACCCTGTCGAGAGAATTGCAGTATGGTATTTTATATGATCTTTTCAGCGATGAGCGTTTGCTTCGTATGATTGAAAACGAATTGTATCAACGAAACAACAGTAAAGATAAATTGTTCACGGTAAGTAATTTGTTTGGTAAAGTACATCAGCAGATCTTCGGGGCTACTCTTCAGAATAAATCACTATCCATTCTGGAGCGTATGACACAAAAGAACTATGTAGATGTATTGATCGTTTCCACAAACAAACTGTTTGAAAAAACGGATGCCAAGAAA
- a CDS encoding histidine kinase, with translation MRFPLKNTISRRTFLITSLGVIVMTMIAIYFLSNLITKITERSNQEIAQRSFLKKYDVFQQEFSRLLEQKKNVNQVLKISTDKNLANNLSVLNAIQLSNPVVISNWFQINNGKIYSNSSSQKTSFEKNLNLLVDPINKEENTSLILRKGDTLIWRNYFKIRKDETTAIRYGYDVDLKKLHQYFSTIDENAPNYAFVFDKNGTCIFHPDIEKNGKNIFTFSNLKPSDTIFKRKTDYNEEIAMSEYLQLDVIRFVKPLHFEGIDWYICINFPKMIADENVNNVKKYASAIYLTTTFILVFVFYLFNRANRKEYLEKEALIKDKNNLLLENEKVTKEKALIQLQQLKEQINPHFLFNTLNSLYMLIDVNAQTAKKFTLNLSKIYRYLIDPPQENIVPLSDELSFIEKYIFLQMTRFNEELQFSIEIEEDSGLIKDIPYLALQICIENVIKHNSATIESPLKTRIIIKKDSVIISNNLQKKASPEQSNNFGLKYLQSIYNYYSKKDFKTFEENGNFICILPLID, from the coding sequence TTGCGATTTCCTTTAAAAAATACTATTTCCCGAAGAACGTTTTTAATAACCAGTCTTGGCGTCATTGTTATGACCATGATTGCTATTTATTTTTTGAGCAACCTGATCACCAAAATCACCGAAAGATCCAATCAGGAAATTGCACAAAGAAGTTTTTTAAAGAAATATGATGTTTTCCAGCAGGAGTTTTCGCGATTACTGGAGCAGAAAAAGAATGTCAACCAGGTTTTAAAAATCAGTACCGACAAGAATCTGGCCAACAACCTTTCGGTTTTAAATGCGATCCAGCTTAGCAATCCCGTTGTTATCTCCAATTGGTTCCAGATTAACAACGGCAAAATTTACAGCAACAGTTCTTCTCAAAAAACGTCTTTTGAAAAGAATCTCAATCTGCTGGTCGATCCTATTAATAAGGAAGAAAACACCAGTCTTATTCTCCGCAAGGGCGATACTTTAATCTGGCGCAATTATTTTAAAATCAGAAAAGACGAAACAACGGCCATCCGTTACGGTTATGATGTTGATTTAAAAAAGCTGCATCAGTATTTTTCCACGATAGATGAGAATGCGCCGAACTATGCTTTTGTGTTTGACAAAAACGGTACCTGCATTTTCCATCCGGATATTGAAAAGAACGGTAAAAACATTTTTACTTTTTCCAACCTGAAGCCTTCCGATACTATTTTCAAAAGGAAAACGGACTACAATGAGGAGATTGCCATGTCGGAATACCTGCAGCTGGACGTTATCCGCTTTGTAAAACCGCTTCATTTTGAGGGTATCGACTGGTACATCTGTATTAACTTCCCCAAAATGATTGCCGATGAGAATGTAAACAATGTCAAAAAATATGCTTCGGCCATTTACCTGACCACGACATTTATCCTGGTTTTTGTTTTCTATCTGTTCAATCGTGCCAACCGGAAGGAATATCTGGAAAAAGAAGCCCTGATCAAGGACAAAAACAATTTATTACTGGAAAACGAAAAGGTTACCAAAGAGAAAGCGCTGATTCAGCTGCAACAGCTGAAGGAACAGATCAATCCGCATTTTTTATTCAACACGCTGAATTCACTCTATATGCTGATTGATGTCAATGCACAAACCGCTAAAAAGTTCACGCTGAATCTTTCCAAAATTTACCGTTATCTTATCGATCCGCCGCAGGAAAACATCGTTCCGTTGAGCGATGAGCTATCGTTTATAGAGAAATATATCTTTTTACAGATGACGCGGTTCAATGAAGAATTGCAGTTTTCCATTGAAATTGAAGAAGATTCGGGTCTGATTAAAGATATTCCATACCTGGCACTTCAGATTTGTATTGAAAATGTGATAAAGCACAATTCTGCGACCATCGAATCGCCTTTAAAAACCCGCATTATTATTAAAAAAGACAGCGTAATTATTAGCAATAATTTACAAAAAAAGGCCAGTCCTGAACAAAGTAATAATTTTGGGCTGAAATATTTACAAAGTATATATAATTATTATTCGAAAAAAGACTTCAAAACATTTGAAGAAAACGGAAATTTCATTTGTATCCTACCCCTTATTGATTAA
- a CDS encoding ABC transporter permease has translation MRLEYFIAKRLITTKNYKSSISAPIIKIAIAAIAIGIVMMIVSVATGVGLQQKIRQKIAAFNGHVIISNYDNNQSEVSVEPISINQPFYPKFKNVEGISHVQATASKAGIIRTENAFEGIVFKGVGKDFSWDNLKEYIIAGRIPNLKAGLNAEVIISQYLANRLQLKLGDKFNTFFMKEDGGNNQMPNLRRFEIVGIYNSGFQEFDASYVLGDIRHVQRINKWSKDEVGEFEVFIDDFSKIKEKGEEIYSEIPPTYNSMTIQDKYFNIFEWLKLFDFNIVVILIIMIVVATINMVVALLVLILERTQMIGILKSIGANNWMIRKIFLYNALYLIIRGLFFGNVIGIGVLLIQKYFGVVKLNPENYYVTEAPVVIDILYIGALNAGTILVCLVVLFIPSYIITKISPVKAIRFE, from the coding sequence TTGAGATTAGAATATTTTATAGCAAAAAGATTAATTACTACTAAAAACTATAAAAGTAGTATTTCTGCACCAATAATAAAAATTGCAATTGCAGCCATCGCGATCGGTATTGTGATGATGATTGTTTCCGTGGCGACCGGAGTAGGATTGCAACAAAAAATACGCCAGAAAATTGCCGCATTCAACGGACACGTTATTATTTCTAATTATGATAACAACCAATCCGAAGTGAGTGTGGAGCCCATTTCTATAAATCAGCCGTTTTATCCGAAGTTTAAAAATGTAGAAGGCATCAGCCATGTTCAGGCTACAGCTTCCAAAGCCGGGATTATCCGGACGGAAAATGCATTTGAAGGAATTGTATTTAAAGGAGTGGGGAAAGATTTTAGCTGGGATAACCTGAAAGAATATATTATAGCGGGCAGGATCCCGAATTTAAAAGCTGGTTTGAATGCCGAAGTGATCATTTCGCAATATCTGGCAAACAGACTCCAGTTAAAATTAGGCGATAAATTCAATACGTTCTTTATGAAAGAGGACGGAGGGAATAACCAGATGCCGAATTTGCGCCGGTTTGAAATTGTCGGTATTTATAATTCCGGATTTCAGGAATTCGATGCCTCTTATGTATTGGGTGATATCCGCCATGTCCAGAGAATCAATAAATGGAGTAAGGATGAAGTAGGAGAATTTGAAGTGTTTATTGATGACTTTTCAAAGATCAAAGAAAAAGGAGAGGAGATCTATTCCGAAATTCCGCCTACCTATAATAGTATGACTATCCAGGATAAATACTTTAATATTTTTGAATGGCTGAAACTATTCGACTTTAATATCGTAGTTATCCTTATTATTATGATAGTAGTGGCAACCATTAATATGGTTGTGGCGCTATTGGTACTCATTTTGGAGCGTACGCAAATGATTGGTATTTTGAAATCGATAGGTGCCAACAATTGGATGATCCGGAAAATATTTCTTTACAATGCCTTATACCTTATTATAAGAGGACTGTTTTTTGGAAATGTTATCGGGATAGGTGTGTTGTTGATCCAGAAATATTTTGGAGTTGTCAAACTAAATCCGGAAAACTATTATGTTACCGAGGCGCCGGTGGTTATTGATATACTATATATAGGAGCATTAAATGCAGGTACGATACTGGTGTGTCTGGTTGTTTTGTTCATTCCGTCCTATATTATTACTAAGATTTCGCCGGTAAAAGCAATCCGATTCGAATAA
- a CDS encoding exo-beta-N-acetylmuramidase NamZ family protein — protein sequence MISNSVFKNTVLFLVLATVSCGNSIIKSKEEKTATSSSIAAADSKKNEILTGADNFEKYQPLLKGKKIGVVTNQTGIVNYNASRKKTAQPVHLVDFLLANKIDVQKIFAPEHGFRGTADAGELIKDGKDTKTGLPIISLYGSNKKPKPEQLKDIDVLVFDLQDVGARFYTYISSLHYIMEACAEENIPLIILDRPNPNGKIVDGPVLEKEFTSFVGMHPIPVLHGMTIGEYGKMINGEKWLKNGIQCPLEIIPCSNYKRTLAYSLPVKPSPNLPNDQSINLYASLCFFEGTNVSVGRGTDKQFQLYGSPFLPKSDFSFTPSPNTGAKEPPYNGKLCYGEDLSQATPVSRLELKWLIKAYQETTDKKAFFNSFFSKLAGTKKLQQQIESGLSETEIRKTWEKGLTAFQKTRAPYLIYEN from the coding sequence ATGATATCAAATTCGGTTTTCAAAAATACAGTTTTATTCTTGGTTTTAGCGACAGTTTCCTGTGGAAATTCTATCATTAAGAGTAAAGAAGAAAAAACAGCAACTTCAAGCAGTATTGCAGCAGCGGATTCAAAAAAGAACGAAATACTTACCGGTGCCGATAATTTTGAAAAATACCAGCCGTTGTTAAAAGGCAAAAAAATCGGGGTGGTTACCAATCAGACCGGTATTGTAAATTATAATGCTTCCCGCAAGAAAACAGCCCAACCGGTACATCTGGTTGATTTTCTTTTGGCCAATAAAATTGATGTTCAAAAAATATTTGCTCCCGAACATGGTTTCAGAGGCACTGCCGATGCCGGTGAATTAATCAAAGACGGTAAAGACACCAAAACCGGATTACCGATTATCTCCCTATATGGCAGCAACAAAAAACCAAAACCGGAACAGCTGAAAGATATTGACGTCCTGGTTTTTGATTTACAGGATGTCGGTGCGCGTTTTTACACCTATATATCTTCCTTACATTATATCATGGAAGCCTGTGCAGAGGAAAACATTCCTTTAATTATCCTGGACAGACCGAATCCGAATGGCAAAATTGTTGACGGACCCGTTTTGGAGAAAGAGTTTACCAGTTTTGTAGGAATGCACCCTATCCCAGTTTTGCACGGTATGACCATCGGGGAATACGGTAAAATGATCAATGGGGAAAAGTGGTTAAAGAATGGGATTCAGTGTCCGCTGGAGATAATCCCATGCTCCAATTACAAAAGAACGCTGGCTTACAGCCTTCCGGTGAAACCGTCACCAAATCTTCCGAATGACCAATCGATAAATTTATATGCCAGCCTGTGTTTTTTTGAAGGAACAAATGTTAGTGTAGGCCGCGGAACAGATAAACAATTCCAGCTTTACGGTTCTCCGTTTTTACCGAAATCCGATTTCAGCTTTACGCCATCGCCCAATACCGGTGCTAAAGAACCGCCTTACAACGGAAAGTTATGCTATGGTGAAGACCTGTCGCAGGCTACTCCCGTTTCCCGTTTAGAATTGAAGTGGCTGATAAAGGCGTATCAGGAAACTACCGATAAAAAAGCTTTTTTCAACAGTTTCTTTAGTAAATTAGCCGGCACTAAAAAGTTACAACAACAAATCGAATCCGGACTGAGCGAAACGGAGATCCGGAAAACATGGGAAAAAGGGCTGACTGCTTTTCAAAAAACAAGAGCACCTTACCTTATATATGAAAACTAA